A part of Paraburkholderia largidicola genomic DNA contains:
- the treS gene encoding maltose alpha-D-glucosyltransferase, whose amino-acid sequence MKRDDPAESTSQHFTDTTAEAAPAKPRPSRRAKVSTLADDPLWYKDAIIYQVHIKSFFDANNDGVGDFPGLIAKLDYIAELGVSAIWLLPFYPSPRRDDGYDIADYKSVHPDYGTIGDVKRFIQEAHARGLHVITELVINHTSDQHPWFQRARRAKPGSNHRNYYVWSDTDKKYEKTRIIFIDTEPSNWTHDPVAGQYYWHRFYAHQPDLNFDNPAVMREVLQVMRFWLDLGIDGLRLDAVPYLVEREGTNNENLPETHAILKKIRATIDAEYPNRMLLAEANQWPEDVQEYFGNEDECHMAFHFPLMPRIYMSIASEDRFPITDIMKQTPDLPETNQWAIFLRNHDELTLEMVTDSERDYLWNTYASDRRARLNLGIRRRLAPLMERDRRRIELINSLLLSMPGTPVIYYGDELGMGDNIHLGDRDGVRTPMQWSSDRNGGFSRADPEQLVLPPVMGSLYGFDAVNVEAQSRDPHSLLNWTRRMLATRRSKHTFGRGTIRFLKPSNRKILAYLRELPGEPPILCVANLSRAPQAVELDLSEFNGAVPIEMTADSVFPRIGQLTYLLTFPPYGFLWFLLCEGGGRPTWSQAPSEPLPDFVTIVIREGQAGPTPENVRLLESEVLPSWLGRRRWFASKDQKMHAVRLAALTTIPEAGFAFTEIEADVGNHTERYVLPLAITWGADTTTPLFMQLALARVRRGRNVGHLTDAFALPQFAYGTLRKLRERAGVPTVQKSTIHFIPTDRFDELDLGDQPEIRWLAAEQSNSSLVIADKVVLKLVRRLLKGMHPEAEMSRYLTQLGYANTAPLYGEVVRVDPENVPHTLCILQGFVDNQGDAWNWALDTLRRSIDELALAVDGANNENQANQDRVNEEEATEGYASYMGIIGKRLGELHVALASPSDNPAFDPEPADSKQVQAWIDGTQRLLATALELLEKNVDQLGEDAALLGRSVLDRKDKLVEAVSKLVKPDAHALRTRIHGDFHLGQVLVAQGDAFLIDFEGEPARELEERRAKSSPLRDVAGLLRSLSYASAAAQSTMEAAPQMTADRKRALFERFRAAAAEAFLTEYRAATQAAPQPLVAPEHEQALLDLFLIEKAAYEIRYEAANRPAWLGLPVRGLAALTSRLLGDTGAAPHSPAAASAPPAASEGDYE is encoded by the coding sequence ATGAAACGTGACGATCCCGCCGAAAGCACGTCGCAGCATTTCACCGACACGACAGCCGAGGCCGCTCCCGCGAAGCCGCGCCCGTCGCGCCGCGCCAAGGTGTCGACGCTGGCCGACGATCCGCTCTGGTACAAGGACGCGATCATCTACCAGGTGCACATCAAGTCGTTCTTCGATGCGAACAACGATGGAGTGGGCGATTTCCCGGGCCTGATCGCGAAGCTCGATTACATCGCGGAACTCGGCGTCAGCGCGATCTGGCTGTTGCCGTTCTATCCGTCGCCGCGCCGCGACGACGGTTACGACATCGCCGACTATAAAAGCGTGCATCCCGACTACGGCACGATTGGCGACGTGAAGCGCTTCATTCAGGAAGCGCATGCGCGCGGCCTGCACGTGATTACCGAACTCGTCATCAACCATACGTCGGACCAGCACCCGTGGTTCCAGCGCGCGCGCCGCGCGAAGCCCGGCTCGAACCATCGCAACTACTACGTGTGGTCCGATACGGACAAGAAGTATGAAAAGACCCGCATCATCTTCATCGATACCGAGCCGTCGAACTGGACACACGACCCTGTTGCGGGCCAGTACTACTGGCATCGCTTCTACGCGCACCAGCCCGACCTGAACTTCGACAATCCTGCTGTGATGCGCGAAGTGCTGCAGGTGATGCGCTTCTGGCTCGATCTGGGGATCGACGGGTTGCGGCTGGATGCCGTGCCGTATCTCGTCGAGCGCGAAGGCACGAACAACGAGAACCTGCCCGAAACGCACGCCATCCTCAAGAAGATTCGCGCGACCATCGACGCCGAGTATCCGAACCGGATGCTGCTCGCCGAAGCGAACCAGTGGCCGGAAGACGTGCAGGAATACTTCGGCAACGAAGACGAATGCCATATGGCATTCCACTTCCCGCTGATGCCGCGCATCTACATGTCGATTGCGAGCGAAGACCGCTTCCCGATCACCGACATCATGAAGCAGACGCCGGATCTGCCCGAGACGAACCAGTGGGCGATCTTCCTGCGCAATCACGATGAACTCACGCTCGAAATGGTCACGGACTCCGAGCGCGACTACTTGTGGAACACCTATGCCAGTGACCGGCGCGCGCGCCTGAATCTCGGCATCCGCCGCAGGCTCGCACCGCTGATGGAGCGCGACCGCCGCCGCATCGAGCTGATCAATTCACTGCTGCTGTCGATGCCGGGCACGCCCGTCATCTACTACGGCGACGAACTCGGCATGGGCGACAACATTCACCTCGGCGATCGCGATGGCGTGCGCACGCCGATGCAATGGTCGTCCGACAGAAACGGCGGCTTCTCGCGCGCCGATCCTGAGCAACTGGTGCTGCCGCCCGTGATGGGCTCGCTGTATGGCTTCGACGCCGTCAACGTCGAAGCGCAGAGCCGCGATCCGCACTCGCTGCTCAACTGGACGCGGCGCATGCTCGCGACGCGCCGCTCGAAGCACACGTTCGGACGCGGCACGATCCGCTTCCTGAAGCCGAGCAACCGCAAGATCCTCGCGTATCTGCGCGAACTGCCGGGCGAGCCGCCCATTCTGTGCGTCGCGAATCTGTCGCGTGCGCCGCAGGCGGTCGAACTCGATCTGTCCGAATTCAACGGCGCCGTCCCCATCGAAATGACGGCGGATTCGGTGTTCCCGCGTATCGGGCAACTCACGTATCTGCTGACGTTCCCGCCGTACGGCTTCCTGTGGTTCCTGCTCTGCGAAGGCGGCGGCCGTCCGACATGGAGCCAGGCGCCGTCCGAGCCGCTGCCCGATTTCGTCACCATCGTGATCCGCGAAGGCCAGGCGGGCCCGACACCCGAGAACGTACGGCTGCTCGAATCGGAAGTGCTGCCGTCGTGGCTGGGTCGGCGCAGATGGTTCGCATCGAAGGATCAGAAGATGCATGCCGTGCGTCTCGCCGCGCTCACGACCATTCCGGAAGCGGGCTTCGCGTTCACGGAGATCGAAGCGGATGTCGGCAATCACACCGAGCGTTATGTGCTGCCGCTCGCGATCACGTGGGGCGCCGACACGACCACGCCGCTCTTCATGCAACTGGCGCTGGCGCGGGTGCGGCGCGGACGCAACGTCGGCCATCTGACGGATGCATTCGCGTTGCCGCAGTTCGCCTACGGCACGCTGCGCAAGCTGCGCGAGCGCGCCGGCGTGCCGACCGTGCAGAAGAGCACGATCCACTTCATTCCAACCGACCGTTTCGACGAACTCGATCTGGGCGACCAGCCGGAAATCCGCTGGCTCGCCGCCGAGCAGAGCAACAGCTCGCTCGTGATCGCCGACAAGGTGGTGCTGAAGCTCGTGCGGCGCCTGTTGAAGGGCATGCATCCTGAAGCGGAAATGAGCCGCTATCTGACGCAGCTCGGCTACGCGAACACCGCGCCGCTATATGGAGAAGTGGTGCGCGTCGATCCGGAGAACGTGCCGCATACGCTGTGCATCCTGCAAGGCTTCGTCGACAACCAGGGTGACGCGTGGAACTGGGCGCTCGACACGCTGCGCCGTTCGATCGACGAACTCGCGCTCGCGGTCGATGGCGCCAACAACGAGAATCAGGCGAATCAGGACCGCGTGAACGAGGAAGAAGCGACGGAAGGCTACGCGTCGTACATGGGCATCATCGGCAAGCGGCTCGGCGAGTTGCACGTCGCGCTCGCGTCGCCCTCGGACAACCCCGCATTCGATCCCGAACCCGCCGACAGCAAGCAGGTGCAGGCGTGGATCGACGGCACGCAGAGACTGCTTGCCACCGCGCTCGAACTACTAGAGAAGAACGTCGATCAGCTGGGCGAAGATGCCGCACTGCTCGGCCGCAGCGTGCTCGACCGCAAGGACAAGCTGGTCGAAGCGGTGTCGAAGCTCGTGAAGCCCGATGCGCATGCGCTGCGCACGCGCATTCACGGCGACTTCCACCTCGGCCAGGTGCTCGTGGCGCAAGGCGACGCTTTCCTGATCGACTTCGAAGGCGAGCCGGCACGCGAACTCGAAGAGCGCCGCGCGAAGTCGAGCCCGCTGCGCGACGTCGCGGGACTGCTGCGTTCGCTGTCGTATGCGAGCGCCGCCGCGCAATCGACGATGGAAGCCGCGCCGCAGATGACGGCCGACCGCAAGCGGGCGCTGTTCGAACGCTTCCGCGCCGCCGCTGCCGAAGCGTTCCTCACCGAGTACCGCGCGGCAACGCAAGCCGCGCCGCAACCGCTCGTCGCGCCGGAGCACGAACAGGCGTTGCTCGATCTGTTCCTGATCGAGAAGGCCGCCTATGAAATCCGCTACGAGGCAGCCAACCGGCCAGCATGGCTCGGCTTGCCGGTACGC
- a CDS encoding maltotransferase domain-containing protein, which produces MEAPHAYAPRIYFVHSPLVGRLDAWPAQFEHAAALGFDHVLIGGLFQPGQAGHAQIVSDHARLHPALASSQSAHEVLQSLAETASQHGLTLLVDLVIDRAAADGQLFREHRDWFHPFEPEEARLDPRHARHEDNVAYANFNDEHAAAPLLDWWAHTLDALADADIGGFRFDSPHRVPTFAWRRLIDAVRASRHPSTRFLAATPGLVRSDVAALEGVGFDAVFSSSRWWDFRAPWMLDEHALLMRIASPVAFPEAPYGTRLAADLEHVHDSAIVERAYRRALLTAVSTGTGWMMPMGFEYGIAEPISHTLGDAAHYASLRGAARFDLSERVRHANAIARDTWSLQTNGELRSLSGPDTHAAILLRGDQRDLRDAGEAVMVAINPELGTPVRVDPARLLDGVPGGFTRFVQLGTDSRGAPQPLAPFTLAPGACRLFRAVAEKPIVLAPPIDKKSTKTSGHKSVLDAIAGSRVAIESVSPAVDHGRFPAKRIVGERVHITAAVFAEGHDKIAAAVIWRGADETAWHEAPMTPAQPAGNDIWEARIPLERIGRHEFTVIAWRDDFASLVDHMQKKLKADQSVELEVEEAKHLFALALAETETVEGSQRQQLEAIVKEFMKADTGERLAIVLAPTTAEAFAAARHRPGLSRDPVIYRIDAERAGARFASWYEIFPRSMSDDEHRHGNFDDVIGKLPRIRDMGFDVLYFPPIHPIGIANRKGRNNTLTPGPDDVGSPYAIGGEAGGHDAVHPQLGTLDDFKRMLAAAHDHGLEIALDFAIQCSPDHPWLKQHPTWFAWRPDGTLRYAENPPKKYQDIVNPDFYARDAKPDLWISLRDVILFWIDAGVRIFRVDNPHTKPFPFWEWMINDVRARHPDVIFLSEAFTRPRVMARLAKLGFSQSYTYFTWRESKRDFTEYLTQLTQTDLREFFRPNFFVNTPDINPRHLQSQGRPGFLIRAALATMLSGLWGVYSGFELCEAAALPNSEEYLDSEKYQIRAWDWNRPGNIVREITELNRIRRTNPALHSHLNLTFLPAHNESILFFEKATPARDNVIVVAINLDPFNEQGADIELSWSTFNGWGLHDQGTIDVIDQMTGERFQWHGRWQHVRLNPGTRPFAIWRIAPATGLPRDAVPDESDTHRAAPDTFNEGAI; this is translated from the coding sequence ATGGAAGCTCCCCACGCCTATGCGCCGCGGATTTACTTCGTTCATTCTCCCCTCGTCGGACGGCTGGATGCGTGGCCCGCGCAGTTCGAGCATGCCGCCGCACTCGGTTTCGATCATGTGCTGATCGGCGGGCTGTTCCAGCCGGGACAGGCGGGTCATGCGCAGATCGTCAGCGACCATGCGCGGCTGCACCCCGCGCTCGCCAGCAGCCAGAGCGCGCATGAGGTGCTGCAGAGTCTCGCCGAGACCGCGAGCCAGCATGGCCTGACGCTGCTCGTCGATCTCGTGATCGACCGCGCCGCGGCCGACGGCCAGCTGTTTCGCGAGCATCGCGACTGGTTTCATCCGTTCGAGCCGGAAGAGGCACGGCTCGACCCGCGCCACGCGCGTCACGAAGACAACGTCGCGTATGCGAACTTCAACGACGAGCACGCGGCTGCACCGCTGCTCGACTGGTGGGCGCATACGCTCGACGCGCTCGCCGATGCGGACATCGGCGGATTCCGTTTCGATTCGCCGCACCGCGTGCCCACCTTCGCGTGGCGCCGACTGATCGATGCCGTGCGCGCGTCGCGCCATCCGTCCACACGCTTTCTCGCCGCAACGCCCGGCCTCGTGCGCTCGGACGTCGCCGCGCTCGAAGGCGTGGGCTTCGACGCCGTGTTTTCGTCGTCGCGCTGGTGGGACTTCCGCGCGCCGTGGATGCTCGACGAACATGCGCTGCTGATGCGCATCGCCTCGCCCGTCGCCTTTCCCGAGGCGCCATACGGCACACGGCTCGCGGCTGATCTCGAACACGTGCACGATTCGGCGATCGTCGAACGCGCGTATCGCCGTGCGTTGCTGACGGCCGTGTCGACAGGCACCGGCTGGATGATGCCGATGGGCTTCGAATACGGCATCGCCGAGCCGATCTCGCACACGCTCGGCGACGCTGCCCACTACGCAAGCCTGCGCGGCGCGGCGCGTTTCGATCTCTCCGAGCGCGTGCGGCACGCCAATGCAATCGCCCGCGACACCTGGTCGCTGCAGACCAATGGCGAGCTGCGTTCGCTGTCCGGCCCGGACACCCACGCCGCGATCCTGTTGCGCGGCGATCAGCGCGATTTGCGCGATGCCGGCGAAGCGGTGATGGTTGCGATCAACCCGGAACTGGGCACGCCCGTGCGCGTCGACCCTGCGCGCCTGCTCGACGGCGTGCCGGGCGGCTTCACGCGCTTCGTGCAGCTCGGCACCGATTCGCGCGGCGCGCCGCAGCCGCTCGCTCCGTTCACGCTCGCGCCGGGCGCGTGCCGCCTGTTCCGCGCGGTCGCCGAGAAGCCGATCGTGCTCGCGCCGCCCATCGACAAAAAGAGCACCAAAACGTCGGGACACAAGAGCGTGCTCGATGCGATCGCAGGCTCGCGCGTCGCGATCGAAAGCGTGTCGCCCGCCGTCGATCACGGCCGCTTCCCTGCCAAGCGCATCGTCGGTGAACGCGTGCACATCACGGCAGCCGTGTTCGCCGAAGGCCACGACAAGATCGCCGCCGCCGTGATCTGGCGCGGCGCCGACGAAACCGCCTGGCACGAAGCGCCGATGACGCCTGCCCAGCCCGCCGGCAACGACATCTGGGAAGCGCGCATTCCGCTGGAACGCATCGGACGTCACGAGTTCACGGTGATTGCATGGCGCGACGATTTCGCCTCGCTCGTCGATCACATGCAGAAGAAGCTGAAGGCGGATCAATCGGTCGAACTCGAAGTCGAGGAAGCGAAGCATCTGTTCGCGCTTGCGCTGGCCGAAACGGAGACGGTGGAAGGCTCGCAGCGACAGCAGCTCGAAGCGATCGTCAAGGAGTTCATGAAGGCGGACACGGGCGAGCGTCTCGCGATCGTGCTGGCGCCCACGACGGCGGAAGCATTCGCCGCCGCGCGCCACCGTCCGGGGCTATCGCGCGACCCTGTCATCTATCGCATCGACGCCGAACGTGCGGGCGCGCGCTTCGCCAGCTGGTACGAGATCTTCCCGCGCTCGATGAGCGACGACGAGCATCGGCACGGCAACTTCGACGACGTGATCGGCAAACTGCCGCGCATCCGCGACATGGGCTTCGACGTGCTGTACTTTCCGCCGATCCATCCTATCGGCATCGCCAACCGCAAGGGCCGCAACAACACGCTGACGCCGGGTCCGGACGACGTGGGCAGCCCGTATGCGATCGGCGGCGAAGCGGGCGGCCACGATGCCGTGCATCCGCAGCTCGGCACGCTCGACGACTTCAAGCGCATGCTGGCCGCCGCGCACGATCACGGCCTCGAAATCGCGCTCGACTTCGCGATTCAATGCTCGCCCGATCACCCGTGGCTGAAGCAGCACCCTACATGGTTCGCGTGGCGCCCCGACGGCACGCTGCGATACGCGGAAAATCCGCCGAAGAAGTATCAGGACATCGTGAATCCGGACTTCTACGCGCGCGACGCAAAACCCGATTTATGGATTTCGCTGCGCGACGTGATCCTGTTCTGGATCGATGCGGGCGTGCGCATTTTCCGCGTCGACAATCCGCATACGAAGCCCTTCCCGTTCTGGGAATGGATGATCAACGACGTACGCGCGCGGCATCCCGACGTGATCTTCCTCTCGGAAGCGTTTACACGTCCGCGCGTGATGGCGCGGCTCGCGAAGCTCGGCTTCTCGCAGTCGTACACGTACTTCACATGGCGTGAATCGAAGCGCGATTTCACGGAGTACCTGACGCAACTGACGCAAACCGATCTGCGCGAGTTCTTCCGGCCGAACTTCTTCGTCAACACGCCTGACATCAACCCGCGTCATCTGCAGTCGCAAGGGCGTCCGGGCTTCCTGATCCGCGCCGCGCTCGCGACGATGCTGTCGGGACTGTGGGGCGTGTATAGCGGCTTCGAGCTGTGCGAAGCCGCCGCGCTGCCGAACAGCGAAGAGTATCTGGATTCGGAGAAGTATCAGATCCGCGCATGGGACTGGAACCGGCCCGGCAACATCGTGCGCGAAATCACCGAGCTGAACCGCATTCGCCGCACGAACCCGGCGCTGCACTCGCATCTGAATCTCACGTTCCTGCCCGCCCATAACGAGAGCATCCTGTTCTTCGAAAAGGCGACGCCGGCGCGCGACAACGTGATCGTCGTCGCGATCAATCTCGATCCGTTCAACGAGCAAGGCGCAGATATCGAGTTGTCGTGGAGTACGTTCAACGGATGGGGCCTGCACGATCAGGGCACCATCGACGTGATCGACCAGATGACGGGCGAGCGGTTTCAATGGCATGGCAGATGGCAACACGTGCGGCTCAATCCCGGCACTCGGCCGTTCGCGATCTGGCGCATCGCGCCCGCGACCGGCCTGCCGCGCGACGCTGTTCCCGATGAAAGCGACACGCATCGGGCCGCCCCCGACACATTCAACGAAGGTGCAATATGA
- a CDS encoding DUF1345 domain-containing protein produces the protein MTVYPQVLRNRPRMVAGLVLGVAVAVLLAGAHMRPMIRVLVSWDVAVWTYLALMWLEMARADHERVRDIARRSDENAGVVLAIICLATVASVAAIVLELASSKGSTGVSHYVVTGVTLIGAWFLIPTIFTLHYARLYFATDMQETALKFPDHKLDPNYWDFLYFSFTIAVASQTSDVVLRSREIRRAALAQSVLSFYFNLAVLGLCINMAAGLLGS, from the coding sequence ATGACCGTCTATCCACAGGTATTGCGCAACCGCCCGCGCATGGTCGCAGGCTTGGTGCTCGGCGTCGCGGTCGCCGTGCTGCTCGCGGGCGCGCACATGCGCCCGATGATCCGCGTGCTGGTATCGTGGGATGTCGCCGTGTGGACCTATCTGGCGCTGATGTGGCTGGAGATGGCGCGCGCCGATCACGAGCGCGTGCGCGACATCGCGCGGCGCTCAGACGAGAACGCGGGCGTCGTGCTCGCCATCATCTGTCTCGCGACGGTCGCGAGCGTCGCCGCTATCGTGCTGGAGCTGGCGTCGTCGAAGGGCAGCACGGGCGTGTCGCACTATGTCGTGACGGGCGTCACGCTGATCGGCGCGTGGTTCCTGATACCGACCATCTTCACGCTGCACTACGCGCGCCTGTACTTCGCCACCGACATGCAGGAAACCGCGCTGAAGTTTCCCGACCACAAGCTCGATCCGAACTACTGGGACTTCCTGTATTTCTCGTTCACGATCGCCGTCGCATCGCAGACATCGGACGTCGTGCTGCGCTCGCGCGAGATACGCCGCGCGGCGCTCGCGCAGTCGGTGCTGTCGTTCTATTTCAATCTGGCCGTGCTTGGGCTGTGCATCAACATGGCGGCGGGTTTGCTCGGATCGTAA
- a CDS encoding sugar dehydrogenase complex small subunit, whose protein sequence is MTDVDRRGARSPRRRAWLLGAFASAAGLAFASAARYGAAGAAPGIIGISPAFADTPPAGGGIDAFIALSSKLTGHTSFDPLHGKRAYDALSRADGQFPQNVAALNAWLQTHGGVPSDIVTQALQADQPHLAKTVSAITRAWYLGLVGDMPNVQVIAFERALMFEPVKDILTIPSYCRDVPFYWTHKPANA, encoded by the coding sequence ATGACAGATGTTGATCGGCGCGGTGCGCGCTCGCCGCGCCGCCGTGCGTGGCTGCTCGGCGCGTTTGCTTCGGCTGCCGGCCTCGCGTTCGCGTCGGCGGCGCGCTATGGTGCGGCGGGCGCAGCGCCCGGCATCATCGGCATTTCGCCCGCCTTCGCCGACACACCGCCCGCAGGCGGCGGCATCGACGCTTTCATCGCGCTCTCCAGCAAGCTCACCGGACACACCAGCTTCGACCCACTGCACGGCAAACGCGCGTATGACGCGCTGTCCAGAGCCGACGGCCAGTTCCCGCAGAACGTCGCTGCACTCAACGCGTGGCTGCAGACGCATGGCGGCGTGCCGTCGGACATCGTCACGCAGGCCTTGCAGGCCGACCAGCCGCATCTTGCGAAGACCGTCAGCGCGATCACCCGGGCGTGGTATCTCGGCCTCGTCGGCGACATGCCGAACGTGCAGGTCATCGCGTTCGAACGCGCGCTGATGTTCGAACCCGTCAAAGACATCCTGACCATCCCGTCGTACTGTCGCGACGTGCCCTTTTACTGGACACACAAGCCGGCGAATGCGTAA
- a CDS encoding GMC family oxidoreductase — protein MANANSADVVVVGSGVAGSLVAHQMALAGASVILLEAGPRLQRGQIVENFRNSPAKSDFATPYPSTPYAPHPQYSPANNYLIQKGDYPYNSQYVRLVGGTTWHWAAATWRLLPSDFQLKKLYGVGRDWPYPYETLEPWYYAAEVQLGVSGPDASVDLGSPRSKPYPMTALPLSYMDQRFSVVLNANGFKVVPEPVARNSRPYDARPTCCGNNNCMPICPIGAMYNGIVHADKAERAGAKLIAQAVVYRVEADNKGLITAVHYKDPNGNSTRVTGKLFVLAANGIETPKLMLMSTSDAFPHGIGNSSDQVGRNLMDHPGTGVTFLANESLWPGRGPMEMTSVVNFRDGAFRSEYAAKKLHVSNGVPTMAITSALLKGGMTGAELDRQIRDRAARIVTINSFHEHLPEPQNRIVPSADHKDSLGIAQPEIYYSINDYVKKSAVHTHELYAQIAGLFGGTEVSFDDTFAPNNHIMGTTIMGSDAASSVVDADCRTHDHPNLFIASSGVMPGAASVNCTLTIAALSLKLADKLKREI, from the coding sequence ATGGCAAACGCAAATTCCGCCGACGTCGTGGTAGTCGGCTCGGGCGTGGCGGGCAGTCTCGTCGCGCATCAGATGGCGCTCGCGGGCGCGTCGGTGATCCTGCTCGAAGCCGGGCCGCGCCTGCAGCGCGGGCAGATCGTCGAGAACTTCCGCAATTCGCCTGCAAAATCGGACTTCGCGACGCCGTACCCGTCGACGCCTTACGCGCCGCATCCGCAGTACTCGCCCGCCAACAACTATCTGATCCAGAAGGGCGACTATCCGTACAACTCGCAGTATGTGCGGCTGGTCGGCGGCACGACCTGGCACTGGGCCGCGGCGACGTGGCGTCTGCTGCCGTCGGACTTTCAGCTGAAGAAGCTGTACGGCGTGGGCCGCGACTGGCCGTATCCGTATGAAACGCTCGAACCGTGGTACTACGCGGCCGAAGTGCAACTGGGCGTGTCCGGCCCCGATGCATCCGTCGATCTCGGCTCGCCGCGCTCGAAGCCTTATCCGATGACAGCGCTGCCGCTGTCGTACATGGACCAGCGCTTTTCCGTCGTGCTCAACGCGAACGGCTTCAAGGTCGTGCCCGAGCCCGTCGCGCGCAACAGCCGTCCGTACGACGCGCGCCCCACGTGCTGCGGCAACAACAACTGCATGCCGATCTGCCCGATCGGCGCGATGTACAACGGCATCGTGCACGCCGACAAGGCCGAACGCGCGGGCGCGAAGCTGATTGCGCAGGCCGTCGTCTACCGTGTCGAGGCGGACAACAAAGGGCTCATCACGGCCGTTCACTACAAGGACCCGAACGGCAACAGCACGCGCGTCACGGGCAAGCTGTTCGTGCTCGCGGCGAACGGTATCGAGACGCCGAAGCTGATGCTGATGTCGACCTCGGACGCGTTCCCGCATGGCATCGGCAATAGCTCCGATCAGGTCGGACGTAATCTGATGGACCATCCCGGCACGGGCGTCACGTTTCTCGCCAACGAATCGTTGTGGCCGGGGCGCGGGCCGATGGAGATGACGTCGGTGGTGAACTTCCGCGACGGCGCGTTCCGCTCGGAGTACGCAGCGAAGAAGCTGCATGTATCGAACGGCGTGCCGACCATGGCGATCACATCGGCGCTGCTCAAAGGCGGCATGACGGGCGCGGAGCTGGACCGGCAGATTCGCGACCGCGCGGCGCGGATCGTGACCATCAACAGCTTTCACGAGCATCTGCCCGAGCCGCAGAACCGCATCGTGCCGTCCGCCGATCACAAGGATTCGCTCGGCATTGCGCAGCCGGAGATCTATTACTCGATCAACGATTACGTGAAGAAAAGCGCCGTGCACACGCACGAACTCTATGCACAGATTGCCGGGCTGTTCGGCGGCACCGAGGTTTCGTTCGACGATACCTTCGCGCCGAACAATCACATCATGGGCACGACGATCATGGGCAGCGATGCCGCCAGTTCCGTGGTGGATGCCGACTGCCGCACGCACGATCACCCGAACCTGTTCATCGCGAGCAGCGGCGTGATGCCGGGCGCTGCGTCGGTGAACTGCACGCTGACGATCGCGGCGCTGTCGCTGAAGCTCGCCGACAAGCTCAAGCGCGAAATCTGA